In Anopheles arabiensis isolate DONGOLA chromosome 2, AaraD3, whole genome shotgun sequence, the genomic window TCGCCCGAAAAACATGTCCGCAAACAGACCGCAAAACACGAGTACGGCGCCAACCCACTGCCGGCCGGACAGTGCATTGCCGAAGAACAGCACCGAGAACAGGACGGTGAAGAATTTGCGCGTCGTGGTCACCACCGAACAGGCGAGCGCACCGAACGAGGACACCATCATGAAGATGAACAACTGGCCCAGCGCTCCGGTCAGGGCCAGCAGTGTCAGGTGCGTGAAAAGCTCCGGATGCCGGAGAGCGAACAGAACGAACGCTTTGCCTTCGCCGGTCACCAGCAGACCGACGGACACGATCATCGCGCTCCAGCCGTTCATCGCCAGCATCATGTGCTGGGCGGAGGGTGCACTGTGGGCCCGCATGCGCTCCTGAATCGCACCCGTCAGCCCGTCCATCGAAAGGCTCATGATCAGTAGCAGCTGGCCGATGGTTTCGTGCTCGAGTACGGCGCCGGTAGTCGCTTTGCTGTCCTTAAACATGAACAGTACCACGCCCACCACGATCAGCAGCACGAAGAGGTATTTCTGCATCGGATAGCTCTTCCGTCCAACCAGCACGCCAAGCAACATTACGGGAATCGGTTTTGCCGCCTTCGCCACCACCTGCATCGGGTAGGCGACCCAGCGCAGAGCCATGTTCGAGCTAATCATGGCCAGCAGGTACGTGAGGGCACTGCTAGCATAGTACGCCTTCGGTGTGCCGTCTTCCGGTTGGGGTGTGATCGTGAGAAGTGCTGCAAGAAGTACAATTACATAAATTATAGGCCTCTTCCCATCGTGCTTCCAACTTTATACGAACCTTTTGCGAAAACCcaattgcacacacactggacgcCCACCAGGGCCAGCATGTACGTAAACCGCTCGCCGCGTGAACCATCGTCCTGCAGCTCGTCACCGTACCGGCCGCGTGTAATCTTTTCCTGCAGTATCGCAAAGTAAAAGTAGCACACGAAGATGCCCACGGCAGAGATTACCAGCGTTTGCTTGTTGTTCGTCATCGTGCCTGCCGCGTACTGATCGTGTCAGAGAGCAGAGATAACGCTCAGAAGGGGTTGGAATTTTAGCTAATACTAAACACTAGCAGATCCAATCACAATGCATGGCACGTCCCACATAGGGTAAAGATGCTTCGCAAAAAGTATGAGCCTTCGCTCAGCGCGAATTAGATCCCCGAAAGAACAcgtaaacctttttttatgCCGATTCAGCTGTTGACATTAGCTCCAAcgtatacaaaacaaaacgcgcactGACAgtcagtgtggccagattattttggcggttttcggtaggcgcatctaaattttatcggtagttttcggtaggagtttaaggctggaaatagacgaaccgagatcatcgcggtaccgcgaaaatcgcatatgacttgagctgtcaattatgttataaaatctgacagatagccgagataatcgcggttcgtgtatggaaccatccgagatctggtgacgattgaatgtgccatgaagaaatatttttctatcaatttgcgaatcaaattatttatttcacatagtgtatgcaaaataaaatacaaaactcatttctcgacacgagttttcacacaaatccgccagaaaaagtaaaaataatcggttcgcgctaccgcgaaaatctcagcaataccgaagttgggtatctctgcgaaacagcaggcgtgattggaggcgcggaagatttgacagctctactgttatacaactgttataaacaatgcgcgaatttcgcggtaccgcgacgatctcggttcgtctatttccagcctaaaaTTTTTTCGGGAATTTTTCGGTAGGTTTTGAAGTGTAGGACGGGGGAGGCGGGGAAGCATTAGCTAATCTGCCCTACGAAAGTTCAGTAGCATGAGAAAATACATCTTTTATCTATTTAGAGGAGATActttagatttggttcatagCAGTCACATgaggcctttctgaagtgtcgattTGAAAATTGTACTAAAGATTGTAAGTTGGTAAGGATCTttatacgcgtttgaacgcgccTGCGGAATCGCGCGTCATGTATTTACGACCTTacattatctgtcaaatcccatataaaattttaccaTCGCGTCCTATATCATCGCATCTCATGAAGTAAAGACACGGCTCTTTGTTGCCTCTGTTGaacttctggttctggttgccTGTGATTTCCACATGGAGTTTAATACATTAACAATTTGGGAAATGGTTAAATGACTTTTTGGTCAGTATTACGgaaaaatctgtgattttcggtagaaaaaaaagaaaaatcggtagttttagggggcTCATCTTTGAGTCGGTATGCATATccaaaatcggtaggaatacagataaatcggcaTTTATGGTCACTCTGACGGAGGCTCATGGTAGCGCTAGTGGTGGGCTTTCGATTGCGGAACGCACAATCCGATCCACTTCAACTGTGGCTGCCAAACAGCTTGTATAAAATCCGTTAATTCAAACAAGCAGTTTACagttcaattattttaatttattggcAATCCAAACGATTTTAGGACTAtatgtttgaattttgtttgataattaCAACGAAAGAGATTTCGACGGATACGTTTTATCATGGAATATGTCTCTTCCTGCTCATTTATGCCCTTAAAAATGTTCACATTCAGAACTCAGTCGCAACACACCTGTTAGGAGGagtaatgaaaataatttatttttttatgacacttCACATGACCCACGCATAATTATATGTTTTGCcactattattattaaaagccGTATGCTAACCACCATCCTCAAGCAATCTCTCGCTAAACAATGTACTTTTCACATTTTCCAACCATTACCGTGCAGTTTCCTTAAATCCCTCTAGACGCGTATGCACATCACAACAGCTTCTGATAAGATCCAACGGcagaaaagcaaacgaacCATTCATGCGGCACTATCATCGCAACAATATCACTCTTCCACACCCGGTGGTAGCCCATTGTGCAAGCGGGGCATGCAAGCCTTCGAACACGCAAACCCCCTTCCCTGACCGCGGTCAGCCCTCAGCCAAGGGGCAGCGAACCGTTTCCGTTCCGGCGCAAAATTAagttattattgttttccGATGCGCTCGGTTTAATGATGTGCGCATTGGGACATCACTGTCTGCATCCGGGATGTGAAGAAGGACAAACACAGCATACagggaaaaaaaacggaacacaaTCGAACCCTGCACGCCCGCCCAGAGGGGTTGTGCGCAAACACGCAAGAAGGGTCGCGCGAGAGCGTAATGAAAAgcgtaagcgacgaacccgtgAGCATCGGGGGAAAAAGGATCTCCCTCGCGCCCGTCGGGTGTAGCGATAATTATCAGGCGATTAGTTGTTTATTCAGTTGTAAAAATTGATGCCCTATCCACTGTCCTCCCCTTCACCTTCACCGAGTATATCCCATGCGAACAGATTTTGATCGGAAACCACGCACCGTTTCCCGTGCGTATTGATTTTGATAGCTATCTCACTTGCGGCAAAGCACTCGAGTGTGCTTTTCCCCATTGTGTGTGGTTGGGAGGAAtgcaaaaataggaaaaacgTATGCTGcaagctgtgtgtgcgtgtgatgcACTCAAGCCCCCAAGGGACAGGGatgatgaagcaaaagtgaagTGTTTATTATTTACTCTCTTCTTCATAAACCCCtcggtgatgttttttttccgcacgttctcttctcttcaggtgtttcttctttttatttcggGTCGAACTGATCGAACACATTTTCGGGGGCGAAACTGATCGTCACCCCACCCTCCACCATCGCAGTGAGGTTGTTTGTTGCGCTTCGTCGCATCGGCCATGGAAGGGTGGGGTGGATGGGTGAGTGATAGTATGATATATTATCATCATTCGGTATGCAACGATGGCTACCACACCACCCACACTCACTCCCTTCGGGCAGGATCGGTTTGGTGTAATAAATGGTTCGACACATATGTTGCATGCAATCGATTTTCCCACGGAAACCCACCGAACCGACGTTCCGAGGTTGCTCAGTCGGTATGACGGACACTGGTTGGATTTTCTGTACCTGAAACTGTTGAAAGAACTGTATTGATGGCCCTTGCTTACACTTGAATTGAATACATGGCTGTATTTCATCCCATTTTGTTGCTACATTTTGTGCATACATGTTGCTACAAGGATATTTGAATGGTTACTTAAATGTCGAAGGAGATGAATAACTATAATAGACATATTTGTCTTTAAtatattatttacatttttctatTCAATACAAAACATCAACTCTGAGATTCTATCCACTTATTAGGATTTAATTTCCCCTTACAAAAACCTGAAATAAATCATGATAAACACGCACCTACCGGAACACATGCAAACACCTTCACCttcgctggtgctgctggtggtaacTGTTTCCAGTCGTAAAACGCTTCATTACGGTGGCCCCTCACCCTCCCCCGGGAACTTTGACATCGATTATCGATACCTTGCCACTTAACCCTCGCCCTCGCCGAGGGAAATTAACACAACACACGATTCTACGCGAAACAATAGAACACATGTTCACGCACCGTATTTACCTGAAAATGGGGCCAAATCGAGCCTTACAGCCAAAAGAGGGAGTACCATTTGAATGTTTAATAACTAACCAACTCCTTCcggtggcagtggcagtgaGGAGGGGACGTGTGGTCCTACTACTGATAACCCTTACACGTACCCTCCCGGGGCTAAAGGCCGCCATGGGTTGAATCCCGGAAATGGCGTTATGACTATCATTATGAAAATCGGCCCGGTCTGTATTTAGGTGAAACAATGGAAAAATTACATTCATTTCGATTGTGTAAAAACGGTGCCCGAAAATGAATACACCAGATGGCATTTGAGGTTTGCAGGATTGTGGAAGTGTGTTCttgaaaaaaagtgtgtaataTACCGATAATATGGAAAGGACCTCATCATTTAAATAACTTTTCATGTTATGAGAAGACTTGAAACGAAAAGGGGTAGCCAAACTAAACCTCTTATCTATCGGGCAGGTGGCTGGCGCACCCTTTGAAATGGCTCAATTCCCTTACGGATAGGGTAAATGCATTCCccatatatgtgtgtgtgtgtgtgtgtgtgacgaacACCTTGCAAACGTGTTCATATGCTAACGACCGGAAATGGTCTCCAACGTGCAGGAAACGTAACATCCCCTTTGCAGTGTCATCCTTTTGATTCTCCTTTTCGACACCATCGCGTTACCACCGCGTTACCATAGCAACGTGTATACATTTCCCAGGAAAgcacggtgtgtgcgtgtctgtctTTCGTACAACATTCCTTCGTATACGCTCCGCCCAACCAGTACAATTGGGTGGTGGGGTGGGTAAGGAGAAACAAACCTCCCGCTGGAAAAACCAATTTGCACCCGCAAGCGCACTTTAGAAGGACATTTTCAACCACCACTAGGACATTCCCCTTTGCAGGCAGAGGAAACAGGGGCGATGAATGTTGAATTGCTGAACGGAAGTGCCGCGCACCGTTTTTGCCACCCGAAGCTCAGCAGCTGTGTTTGTCTACGTGTGCTGCACGGGTGTGATTTTCGTAGGGGTGCGTAGGATGAGCTACAAATTGATGTAAAAAGAGCAGCACGACGTGGGCCACATTCTttcggggagggggggagggagagagggaatTGTTGTGGGATGTAGCCCACAAAAATGTGCCCCCTGGGTGAAGTGGCCGGTGTGAAACCGCAAATATTTCACTAAGAAATGTTTGGATTTTGGAATGGAGAGTATCTACGTGAAAGTAGGGAAAGtgtattaataaattatcattAGAAATGGAAGCTTCTATAAAATCGGACGAAGATTGATTCCATATTCCGGATCTTTCACTTGTAGTATAAATCAGCGTTGATGAATGTGCAACAGATAAAAGATATAGGAAAAGAGATGACAAGTGAGCAAGAAAGCTAGAATCAAATCAATCGATGTGTATGTATAATGAATAACTCATGCACGAAATAAGTATTCTCATGAAAAAAGTACCATCAATAATTACATTAActgtaaaatttaataaacaattaataacaATTACTAAATTAGGCATATATAGCAATACAATAAAAGAAACTAATGAAATAGATGAGAATGAAAGTTTAAACCTATTTTATGCTTAACTTACTGTCATAGAAATACATTACCATATAATGacattttattgaattgaataTCAGTTAAGCACCTGTACCtacaaaagcaacaaattgataaaaaaagagaTTTACGTTCCATTGCGGCAATGCATCTTGCCGCAGTACTCGCTCGCGTAAGGACCTCCAGTGCGCATGGAGCGATGCAGCGGCAGCGCGTTCGCCATCAACCAACCAATCAGACGCAAACGGGCGTGGTTTAAGTGAGATTTCCCGAGCAACGCATCTGCAACGCTTTTCTCCCATGCCTACCACAGCAGtacgcaagcacacacactcactctctctcacacacacatagcgtGAATGCAAATACCcctatttgttttcttttcatctttTCATGGCCTGCCCTGTTTCCTTTTCCACCCTTCGACAAAGGTCCTAGCTATTACCAAACCTGCACGGGTATAAGCCGTGGTACGGTTAGTCCTTTGTCGACTCTCCTGGGGTTATCATCGGGCTTTTGGGCCACCGGGACGAACGGTTTTTCAAACGCTGGAAGCTCACTTCCGGTACCGCGTGTAGGAGGCGTGTGGTTCCCTTTACACCTTCTACACCATTTCCCCATCGACAAGTGGCCGGCAC contains:
- the LOC120898289 gene encoding solute carrier family 35 member B1 homolog is translated as MTNNKQTLVISAVGIFVCYFYFAILQEKITRGRYGDELQDDGSRGERFTYMLALVGVQCVCNWVFAKALLTITPQPEDGTPKAYYASSALTYLLAMISSNMALRWVAYPMQVVAKAAKPIPVMLLGVLVGRKSYPMQKYLFVLLIVVGVVLFMFKDSKATTGAVLEHETIGQLLLIMSLSMDGLTGAIQERMRAHSAPSAQHMMLAMNGWSAMIVSVGLLVTGEGKAFVLFALRHPELFTHLTLLALTGALGQLFIFMMVSSFGALACSVVTTTRKFFTVLFSVLFFGNALSGRQWVGAVLVFCGLFADMFFGRKPAPVKEKLQKQKDKSEGELLEAKR